In the genome of Treponema pedis, one region contains:
- a CDS encoding cysteine peptidase family C39 domain-containing protein, producing MRLITQLDGTDCGAACLAMVASNYKAKYSVTSIREIAGTDTHGTNLAERLVKAGKVMDFSVQVLKGDKEALFFCLPFNLTAKDAKEF from the coding sequence ATGCGTTTAATCACCCAATTAGACGGCACCGATTGCGGAGCGGCTTGTCTTGCTATGGTTGCTTCGAACTACAAAGCAAAATACTCTGTAACATCAATTCGTGAAATTGCCGGAACCGATACTCACGGTACAAATCTTGCGGAGCGGCTTGTAAAAGCGGGTAAGGTTATGGACTTTTCTGTACAAGTTTTAAAAGGAGATAAGGAAGCCCTATTTTTTTGTTTGCCATTTAATTTAACCGCGAAGGACGCAAAGGAATTTTAA